From the Serratia nematodiphila DZ0503SBS1 genome, one window contains:
- the mgtE gene encoding magnesium transporter: MSAATHNVKKVAEHRQRILTLLLNNKELVDGILGRPGDEHALSQSELLNQTAEITGLLDDMHAADLADLLEALPQDERMALWRLVGNSKRGQTLVEVAEPVWDSLIEEMSDKDLLKAIKTLDVDEQAYLAQYLPRNLMGRLLTSLEPEQRAQVREMSQYAKDSVGWMMDFELVTVRPDVTLGAVHRFLRMRKTIPDATDKLFVTDRKNTLLGELPLTAVLLNDPEIPVREVMDSDPATFQPEDKADEAAGAFERYDLISAPVVDAKGKLMGRLTIEEIVDAVNEESDTNLRRMGGLSPEEDVFAPVSKAVKTRWAWLAINLCTAFIASRVIGLFEHTISQLVALAALMPIVAGIGGNTGNQTITMIVRALALHQIEVGNISRLMLRELGVAIINGVVWGGIMGVITWLLYGDAAMGGVMTLAMLLNLLLAALMGVVIPMTMLKLGRDPAVGSSVLITALTDTGGFFIFLGLATLFLL, translated from the coding sequence ATGTCAGCCGCAACCCATAACGTCAAAAAAGTCGCTGAACACCGCCAGCGCATTCTCACTCTGTTGTTGAACAATAAGGAATTGGTCGACGGCATTCTCGGCCGGCCAGGGGATGAACACGCCCTCAGCCAAAGCGAACTGCTGAACCAGACGGCGGAAATCACCGGCCTGCTGGACGACATGCACGCCGCCGACCTGGCGGACCTGCTGGAGGCGCTGCCGCAGGACGAACGCATGGCGCTGTGGCGGCTGGTGGGCAACAGCAAGCGCGGCCAGACGCTGGTGGAAGTCGCCGAACCGGTCTGGGACAGCCTGATCGAGGAAATGAGCGATAAAGACCTGCTCAAAGCGATCAAAACGCTGGACGTGGACGAACAGGCCTATCTGGCGCAATACCTGCCGCGTAACCTGATGGGCCGGTTACTGACCTCGCTGGAGCCGGAGCAGCGCGCTCAGGTGCGCGAGATGAGCCAGTACGCCAAAGACAGCGTCGGCTGGATGATGGATTTCGAACTGGTGACGGTGCGGCCGGACGTCACGCTCGGCGCGGTACACCGTTTTTTGCGCATGCGCAAAACCATTCCCGACGCCACCGATAAACTGTTCGTCACCGATCGCAAAAACACCCTGCTGGGCGAACTGCCGCTCACCGCAGTGCTGCTGAACGACCCGGAAATCCCGGTGCGCGAAGTGATGGACAGCGATCCCGCCACCTTTCAGCCTGAGGACAAGGCCGATGAAGCGGCCGGCGCGTTCGAACGTTATGACCTGATCAGCGCCCCGGTGGTTGACGCCAAGGGCAAACTGATGGGCCGCCTGACCATCGAAGAGATCGTCGACGCCGTCAACGAAGAGAGCGACACCAACCTGCGCCGCATGGGCGGTTTGAGCCCGGAAGAAGACGTGTTCGCCCCGGTCAGCAAGGCGGTTAAAACCCGCTGGGCCTGGCTGGCGATCAACCTCTGCACCGCATTCATCGCCTCGCGGGTGATCGGCCTGTTCGAGCACACTATTTCCCAGCTGGTGGCGCTGGCGGCGCTGATGCCGATCGTCGCCGGCATCGGCGGCAACACCGGCAACCAGACCATCACCATGATCGTGCGCGCGCTGGCGCTGCACCAGATCGAAGTCGGCAACATCTCGCGCCTGATGCTCAGAGAGCTGGGCGTCGCCATCATCAACGGCGTGGTGTGGGGCGGCATCATGGGCGTGATCACCTGGCTGCTGTACGGCGACGCGGCGATGGGCGGCGTGATGACGTTGGCGATGCTGCTCAACCTGCTGCTGGCGGCGCTGATGGGCGTGGTGATCCCGATGACCATGCTCAAACTGGGCCGCGATCCGGCGGTCGGCTCGAGCGTGCTCATCACCGCGCTGACCGATACCGGCGGCTTTTTCATCTTCCTCGGTCTCGCCACCCTGTTCCTGCTGTAA
- a CDS encoding YfgG family protein translates to MRKKTTGQMTKIVLFISFIILVGRLLYAAVVAVPHHQEKKQAAAQNAAEVSAPQQDASSE, encoded by the coding sequence ATGCGCAAGAAAACCACCGGACAGATGACGAAGATAGTGTTGTTTATCAGCTTTATCATTTTAGTCGGCCGACTGCTGTACGCCGCCGTGGTGGCGGTGCCTCATCATCAGGAAAAAAAGCAGGCCGCTGCGCAAAACGCCGCCGAAGTCAGCGCGCCGCAACAGGACGCCTCCTCTGAATAA